Proteins encoded in a region of the Pseudomonas denitrificans (nom. rej.) genome:
- a CDS encoding cold-shock protein — protein MADREVGTVKWFNDAKGYGFIQRDSGPDVFVHYRAIRGDGHRSLVEGQKVEFSVIQGQKGLQAEDVSKV, from the coding sequence ATGGCTGATCGTGAGGTCGGAACCGTCAAGTGGTTCAATGACGCCAAAGGTTATGGATTCATTCAACGCGATAGCGGTCCGGACGTTTTCGTTCACTACCGTGCCATTCGTGGCGATGGTCACCGCTCCCTGGTCGAAGGCCAGAAAGTGGAGTTTTCGGTGATCCAGGGTCAGAAAGGCCTCCAGGCAGAAGACGTGTCGAAGGTCTGA
- a CDS encoding aminotransferase class V-fold PLP-dependent enzyme → MSIPSPWRTDFPALAAFEAEGQTYLDSAATAQKPRAMIDALAGYYASGAANVHRAQHLPGERATRAFESTRSLAAHWLNGGSPAQIIFTRGATEALNLLAYGLEGQFQTGDEIVVSALEHHANLLPWQQLAKRRGLKLVVLSLDADGRIDLNRAAGLIGPRTRLLAVSQLSNVLGTWQPLPELLQMARRYGALSVVDGAQGVVHGRHNLSALGCDFYVCSSHKLYGPEGLGLLWGRQEALERLAHWQFGGEMVRVADYFDSQFHSAPMGFEAGTPPIGPVIALGATLEWLASLDSAEVSAHEDFLHARLLAGLRARDGVRVLGEPEVALVSFVVEGVHVSDLGHLLTEQGIAVRAGHHCAMPLMKTLDVAGALRVSLGLYNDSADIERFFGALDSALELLR, encoded by the coding sequence ATGTCCATTCCCTCGCCCTGGCGCACCGACTTCCCGGCCCTCGCCGCCTTCGAGGCCGAAGGCCAGACCTACCTCGACAGCGCCGCCACCGCGCAGAAACCGCGCGCCATGATCGACGCCCTCGCCGGCTACTACGCCAGCGGCGCCGCCAACGTGCACCGCGCCCAGCACCTGCCCGGCGAGCGCGCCACCCGAGCCTTCGAGTCGACCCGCAGCCTGGCCGCCCACTGGCTCAATGGCGGCAGCCCGGCGCAGATCATCTTCACCCGCGGCGCCACCGAAGCGCTGAACCTGCTGGCCTACGGGCTGGAAGGCCAGTTCCAGACGGGCGACGAGATCGTCGTCAGTGCGCTGGAACACCACGCCAACCTGTTGCCCTGGCAGCAACTGGCCAAGCGCCGCGGCCTGAAGCTGGTGGTGCTGTCGCTGGACGCTGACGGGCGTATCGACCTGAACCGCGCCGCCGGCCTGATCGGCCCGCGCACCCGCCTGCTCGCTGTCAGCCAGCTGTCCAACGTGCTCGGCACCTGGCAGCCGCTGCCGGAACTGCTGCAGATGGCCCGCCGGTACGGCGCATTAAGCGTGGTCGATGGCGCCCAGGGCGTGGTCCACGGCCGGCACAACCTGTCGGCGCTGGGCTGCGACTTCTACGTCTGCTCCAGCCACAAGCTCTACGGCCCGGAAGGCCTCGGCCTGCTCTGGGGCCGCCAGGAAGCGCTGGAGCGCCTGGCGCACTGGCAGTTCGGCGGCGAGATGGTTCGCGTGGCGGACTACTTCGACTCGCAGTTCCACAGCGCACCCATGGGCTTCGAGGCCGGCACCCCGCCTATCGGCCCGGTGATCGCCCTGGGCGCCACGCTGGAATGGCTGGCCAGCCTGGACAGCGCCGAAGTCAGCGCCCACGAGGACTTCCTCCACGCCCGCCTGCTGGCCGGCCTGCGCGCCCGTGACGGCGTGCGCGTGCTCGGCGAGCCGGAAGTGGCGCTGGTCAGCTTCGTGGTCGAGGGCGTGCACGTCTCCGACCTCGGCCACCTGCTCACCGAGCAGGGCATCGCCGTGCGCGCCGGGCACCACTGCGCCATGCCGCTGATGAAGACCCTGGATGTCGCCGGCGCCCTGCGCGTCTCCCTCGGCCTGTACAACGACAGTGCGGATATCGAGCGCTTCTTCGGCGCGCTGGACAGCGCCCTGGAATTGCTGCGATGA
- a CDS encoding glycosyltransferase: MPARKFGLNLVVFVALAALFTGFWALYNRPVSVPDWPESISGFSFSPFRLNQNPQKNQFPSDDEIRSDLELVSKSTDNIRTYSVKGSLADIPRLAEELGMRVSLGIWIGPDEAENEAEIERGIEIANNSRSVVRVIVGNEALFRREVTVEQLTAYLDRVRKAVKVPVTTAEQWHIYEKYPEMAKHVDLIAAHVLPYWEYTAMNDAIPFVLERAKELRAKFPRKPLLLAEVGWPSNGRMRGGADATQADQAIYLRTLTNALNKRGYNYFVVEAFDQPWKVGDEGSVGAYWGVYNAQRQPKFNFDGPVVNIPQWRALAVASVVMALLALTLLMIDGSALRQRGRTFLTVVAFAGGSVLVWIAYDYSQQYSTWFSMTVGGLLGIGALGVFIVLLTEAHELAETVWVRKRRRPFDPVLTDTGYRPKVSVHVPCYNEPPEMMKKTLDALSRLDYPDFEVLIIDNNTKDPAVWEPVRDYCEVLGPRFRFFHVAPLAGFKGGALNYILPHTAPDVEVVAVIDADYCVEPNWLKQMVPHFSDPKIAVVQSPQDYHDGEENVFKKLCYAEYKGFFHIGMVTRNDRDAIIQHGTMTMIRRTVMDELKWADWTICEDAELGLRVFEKGYSAAYSHQSFGKGVMPDTFIDYKKQRFRWAYGAIQIMKGHARALFQGKDSKLTLGQRYHFIAGWLPWIADGMNIFFTVGALLWSSAMIIVPKRVDPPLLIFAIPPLALFFFKFGKIMFLYRRAVGVDLLRSFQAAVAGLALSHTIAKAVLYGTFTKTIPFFRTPKMASNHGLLVALAEAREEVFIMLLLWGAALGIVLVQGVPSRDMMFWVAMLLVQSLPYLAALVMALLSAAPKAQEAPVADTAPAS, from the coding sequence ATGCCTGCACGCAAGTTCGGCCTCAACCTGGTGGTGTTCGTTGCCCTCGCGGCACTCTTCACCGGCTTCTGGGCCCTCTACAACCGCCCCGTCAGCGTTCCCGACTGGCCGGAAAGCATTTCCGGATTCTCCTTCTCGCCCTTCCGCCTGAACCAGAATCCGCAGAAGAACCAGTTCCCCAGCGACGACGAGATCCGTTCGGACCTGGAACTGGTCTCCAAGAGCACTGACAACATCCGCACCTACTCGGTGAAGGGCTCGCTGGCCGACATCCCGCGCCTGGCCGAAGAACTGGGCATGCGCGTCAGCCTCGGCATCTGGATCGGCCCGGACGAGGCCGAGAACGAGGCCGAGATCGAGCGCGGCATCGAAATAGCCAACAACTCGCGCAGCGTGGTGCGGGTGATAGTCGGCAACGAAGCGCTGTTCCGCCGCGAGGTCACGGTCGAGCAACTGACGGCCTACCTGGACCGCGTGCGCAAGGCGGTGAAGGTGCCGGTGACCACCGCCGAGCAGTGGCACATCTACGAGAAGTACCCGGAGATGGCCAAGCACGTCGACCTGATCGCCGCCCACGTGCTGCCCTACTGGGAATACACGGCGATGAACGATGCCATCCCGTTCGTCCTCGAACGCGCCAAGGAACTGCGCGCCAAGTTCCCGCGCAAGCCGCTGCTGCTGGCCGAAGTCGGCTGGCCGAGCAACGGCCGCATGCGCGGCGGCGCCGACGCCACCCAGGCGGACCAGGCCATCTACCTGCGCACGCTGACCAACGCACTGAACAAGCGCGGCTACAACTACTTCGTCGTCGAGGCCTTCGACCAGCCGTGGAAAGTCGGCGACGAAGGCTCGGTGGGCGCCTACTGGGGCGTCTACAACGCCCAGCGCCAACCGAAGTTCAACTTCGACGGGCCGGTAGTGAACATCCCGCAGTGGCGCGCCCTGGCAGTCGCCTCGGTGGTGATGGCGCTGCTCGCCCTGACCCTGCTGATGATCGACGGCAGCGCCCTGCGCCAGCGCGGGCGGACGTTCCTCACCGTGGTCGCCTTCGCCGGCGGCTCGGTGCTGGTGTGGATCGCCTACGACTACAGCCAGCAGTACAGCACCTGGTTCAGCATGACCGTCGGCGGCCTGCTGGGCATCGGCGCACTGGGCGTGTTCATCGTCCTGCTCACCGAGGCCCACGAACTCGCCGAGACCGTCTGGGTGCGCAAGCGCCGCCGGCCGTTCGATCCGGTCCTCACCGATACCGGCTACCGGCCCAAGGTCTCGGTGCACGTGCCCTGCTACAACGAACCACCTGAAATGATGAAGAAGACCCTGGATGCACTGTCCAGGCTCGACTATCCGGACTTCGAAGTCCTGATCATCGACAACAACACCAAGGACCCGGCGGTCTGGGAGCCGGTGCGCGACTACTGCGAAGTCCTCGGCCCGCGCTTCCGCTTCTTCCACGTCGCGCCGCTGGCCGGCTTCAAGGGCGGCGCGCTGAACTACATCCTGCCGCACACCGCACCGGACGTCGAAGTCGTGGCGGTGATCGACGCCGACTACTGCGTCGAGCCGAACTGGCTCAAGCAGATGGTGCCGCACTTCAGTGATCCGAAGATCGCCGTGGTGCAATCGCCGCAGGACTACCACGACGGCGAGGAAAACGTCTTCAAGAAGCTCTGCTACGCCGAGTACAAGGGCTTCTTCCACATCGGCATGGTCACCCGCAACGACCGCGACGCGATCATCCAGCACGGCACCATGACGATGATCCGGCGGACCGTGATGGACGAGCTGAAGTGGGCCGACTGGACCATCTGCGAGGACGCCGAACTGGGCCTGCGCGTGTTCGAGAAAGGCTATTCGGCCGCCTACTCGCACCAGAGCTTCGGCAAGGGCGTGATGCCCGACACCTTCATCGACTACAAGAAGCAGCGCTTCCGCTGGGCCTACGGCGCCATCCAGATCATGAAGGGCCACGCCCGCGCGCTGTTCCAGGGCAAGGACAGCAAGCTCACCCTCGGCCAGCGCTACCACTTCATCGCCGGCTGGCTGCCGTGGATCGCCGATGGCATGAACATCTTCTTCACCGTCGGCGCGCTGCTCTGGTCCTCGGCGATGATCATCGTGCCCAAGCGGGTCGACCCGCCGCTGCTGATCTTCGCCATCCCGCCGCTGGCGCTGTTCTTCTTCAAGTTCGGCAAGATCATGTTCCTCTACCGCCGCGCGGTGGGCGTCGACCTGTTGCGCTCGTTCCAGGCGGCGGTGGCCGGCCTTGCGCTGTCCCACACTATCGCCAAGGCGGTGCTCTACGGGACGTTCACCAAGACCATCCCGTTCTTCCGCACGCCGAAGATGGCCTCCAACCACGGCCTGCTGGTCGCACTGGCCGAAGCCCGTGAGGAGGTATTCATCATGCTGCTGCTGTGGGGCGCGGCGCTGGGCATCGTGCTGGTGCAGGGCGTGCCGAGCCGCGACATGATGTTCTGGGTAGCCATGCTGCTGGTGCAGTCGCTGCCCTACCTCGCCGCCCTGGTGATGGCGCTGCTGTCTGCCGCACCCAAGGCCCAGGAAGCACCGGTAGCCGACACCGCACCAGCCAGCTGA
- a CDS encoding SufE family protein, which translates to MSLPVAAAEALETFTALQGWEQRARLLMQWGERLEPLSEAELGDEQRVQGCESNVWLVADRRDERWHFRAYSDARLLRGLLALLLVRVDGLPADELSAIDLPGWFEQLGLGRQLSPSRSNGLNAVLKRMQELIAHL; encoded by the coding sequence ATGAGCCTCCCCGTCGCTGCCGCCGAGGCACTGGAGACCTTTACCGCCCTGCAGGGCTGGGAGCAACGCGCCCGCCTGCTGATGCAGTGGGGCGAGCGCCTGGAGCCGCTGAGCGAAGCCGAACTGGGTGACGAGCAGCGCGTGCAGGGCTGCGAGAGCAACGTCTGGCTGGTGGCGGATCGGCGTGATGAGCGCTGGCACTTCCGCGCCTACAGCGATGCGCGCCTGCTGCGCGGGCTGCTGGCGTTGCTGCTGGTGCGGGTGGACGGCCTGCCGGCGGACGAGCTGTCCGCCATCGATCTGCCGGGCTGGTTCGAGCAATTGGGGCTGGGCCGGCAACTGTCGCCGTCGCGCAGCAACGGCCTGAATGCCGTGCTGAAACGGATGCAGGAACTGATCGCCCACCTGTAG
- the plsB gene encoding glycerol-3-phosphate 1-O-acyltransferase PlsB, translating into MPRYPFRRFGFGALRRLLYLWVRSETINQSAFSLKIDRSKPVLYVLQQPSVTDLAVVDTECRKAGLPRPVMPVAVGESIEPAAFFYLTPEPDWLGRQDKRGAPPALVRMLGAIGQNGIDDAQIVPVSVFWGQSPDSEKSAWKLLFADNWAVTGRLRKLARILILGRKTRVQFSAPIHLRELVEQNKGHERTLRMVQRILRVHFRNQKTAVIGPDLSHRRTLVKGLLRAPLVRQAIQEECDTQKISQDKAEAAALRYANEIAADVSYPVIRFLEVTLTWFWNKLYEGVKVNHIERVQEVAQGHEIVYVPCHRSHIDYLLLSYLLFRNGLTPPHIAAGINLNMPVVGSILRRGGAFFMRRSFKGNQLYTAVFNEYLHTLFSRGFSTEYFVEGGRSRTGRMLHPRTGMLAITLRSFLRDSRRPIVFVPVYIGYERVLEGRTYLGELRGATKKKESIFDIFKVVGALKQRFGQVWVNFGEPIHLDDFLDQQQPDWRQQELGPEYRPAWLSETTNHLARDVARHLNDAAAINPVNLVALALLSTTRLALDETALARVIDLYLDLLRKVPYSPSATLPEGDGHELIEYVKSMNLLSEQKDALGRICYLDEQNAVLMTYYRNNVLHIFALPALIASFFQNSGRISREQLLRYTRALYPYLQAELFIRWSLDELDAVVDQWLQAMVASELLRQENDTFIRPPPSSRQYVLLTLLARAIAQTLQRFYMSISLVLNAGQKQLTAEELENLCTVMAQRLSVLHGLNAPEFFDKSLFRHFIQTLLDEGVLRKDEHGKLSYHELLGELAEGAAKRVLPAEIRLSIRQVALERPPQEESSPTEPPAASQG; encoded by the coding sequence ATGCCTCGTTACCCGTTCCGCCGCTTCGGTTTTGGTGCCCTGCGCCGCCTGCTGTACCTCTGGGTGCGCTCGGAAACCATCAACCAGTCGGCCTTCAGCCTGAAGATCGACCGCAGCAAACCGGTCCTCTACGTCCTGCAGCAGCCCTCGGTGACCGACCTTGCCGTGGTCGATACCGAGTGCCGCAAGGCCGGCCTGCCGCGTCCGGTGATGCCGGTGGCAGTGGGTGAATCCATCGAGCCGGCGGCCTTCTTCTACCTGACGCCCGAGCCCGACTGGCTCGGCCGCCAGGACAAGCGCGGCGCGCCGCCAGCGCTGGTGCGCATGCTCGGCGCCATCGGCCAGAACGGTATCGACGATGCGCAGATCGTTCCGGTCAGCGTGTTCTGGGGCCAATCCCCGGACAGCGAGAAGAGCGCCTGGAAGCTGCTGTTCGCCGACAACTGGGCCGTCACCGGCCGCCTGCGCAAACTGGCGCGCATCCTCATCCTCGGCCGCAAGACCCGCGTGCAGTTCTCCGCACCCATCCACCTGCGCGAACTGGTAGAACAAAACAAGGGCCACGAGCGCACCCTGCGCATGGTCCAGCGCATCCTGCGGGTGCACTTCCGCAACCAGAAGACCGCGGTAATCGGCCCGGACCTCTCCCACCGCCGCACCCTGGTCAAGGGCCTGCTGCGCGCGCCGCTGGTGCGCCAGGCGATCCAGGAAGAATGCGATACCCAGAAGATCTCCCAGGACAAGGCCGAGGCCGCTGCCCTGCGCTACGCCAACGAAATCGCCGCGGATGTTTCCTACCCGGTGATCCGCTTCCTCGAAGTGACCCTGACCTGGTTCTGGAACAAGCTCTATGAGGGCGTGAAGGTCAACCACATCGAGCGCGTGCAGGAAGTCGCCCAGGGCCACGAGATCGTCTACGTGCCCTGCCACCGCAGCCACATCGACTACCTGCTGCTGTCCTACCTGCTGTTCCGCAACGGCCTGACCCCGCCGCACATCGCCGCCGGCATCAACCTCAACATGCCGGTGGTGGGCTCGATCCTGCGTCGTGGCGGTGCCTTCTTTATGCGCCGCAGCTTCAAGGGCAACCAGTTGTACACCGCGGTGTTCAACGAATACCTGCACACGCTGTTCAGCCGCGGTTTCTCCACCGAGTACTTCGTGGAAGGTGGCCGCTCCCGCACCGGGCGCATGCTGCACCCGCGCACCGGGATGCTGGCGATCACCCTGCGCAGCTTCCTGCGCGACTCGCGCCGGCCCATCGTCTTCGTCCCCGTGTACATCGGCTACGAGCGCGTGCTCGAAGGCCGCACCTACCTGGGCGAACTGCGCGGCGCGACGAAGAAGAAGGAGTCTATCTTCGACATCTTCAAGGTCGTCGGCGCACTGAAGCAGCGCTTCGGCCAGGTCTGGGTGAACTTCGGCGAGCCGATCCACCTCGACGACTTCCTCGACCAGCAGCAGCCGGACTGGCGCCAGCAGGAACTGGGGCCGGAATACCGTCCGGCGTGGCTGTCGGAAACCACCAACCACCTGGCTCGCGACGTCGCCCGTCATCTCAACGACGCTGCGGCGATCAACCCGGTGAACCTGGTCGCCCTGGCGCTGCTCTCCACCACCCGCCTGGCCCTGGACGAAACCGCCCTGGCTCGGGTGATCGACCTCTACCTCGACCTGCTGCGCAAGGTGCCCTACTCGCCCAGCGCCACGCTGCCCGAGGGCGACGGCCACGAGCTGATCGAGTACGTGAAGAGCATGAACCTGCTCAGCGAGCAGAAGGACGCCCTCGGCCGCATCTGCTACCTCGACGAGCAGAACGCGGTGCTGATGACCTACTACCGCAACAACGTGCTGCACATCTTCGCCCTGCCGGCGCTGATCGCCAGCTTCTTCCAGAACAGCGGGCGGATCAGCCGCGAGCAGCTGCTGCGCTACACCCGCGCGCTGTACCCGTACCTGCAGGCCGAACTGTTCATCCGCTGGAGCCTGGACGAGCTGGACGCCGTGGTCGATCAGTGGCTGCAGGCCATGGTCGCCAGCGAACTGCTCAGGCAGGAGAACGACACCTTCATCCGCCCGCCGCCCAGCTCGCGCCAGTACGTGCTGCTGACCCTGCTGGCCCGCGCCATCGCACAGACCCTGCAGCGCTTCTACATGTCCATCTCGCTGGTGCTCAACGCCGGGCAGAAGCAGCTCACCGCCGAGGAACTGGAGAACCTCTGCACCGTGATGGCCCAGCGCCTGTCGGTGCTCCACGGTCTCAACGCCCCGGAATTCTTCGACAAGAGCCTGTTCCGCCACTTCATCCAGACCCTGCTGGACGAGGGCGTGCTGCGCAAGGACGAGCACGGCAAGCTGAGCTACCACGAGCTGCTCGGCGAACTGGCCGAAGGTGCCGCCAAGCGCGTGCTGCCGGCGGAGATCCGACTGTCCATCCGCCAGGTCGCCCTGGAGCGCCCCCCCCAGGAAGAAAGCTCCCCCACCGAGCCACCGGCTGCCAGCCAGGGCTGA
- the tcdA gene encoding tRNA cyclic N6-threonylcarbamoyladenosine(37) synthase TcdA, whose product MQLDEQRFGGIARLYGREGLERLAASHVAVVGIGGVGSWAAEALARSGVGEISLFDLDDVCVTNTNRQVHAIQGAVGKPKVEVMAERLKAINPGIVVHAVADFVTRETMADYITPELDCVIDCIDSVAAKAALIAWCKRRKLQIITTGGAGGQVDPTQIQVADLNKTFNDPLAAKVRSTLRRDYNFSRTPGRHYSVQCVFSTEQLRYPKPDGTVCQSKSFVGEGVKLDCAGGFGAVMMVTATFGMVAAARAVDKIVAGARRPSERVAG is encoded by the coding sequence ATGCAACTGGATGAACAGCGTTTCGGCGGAATCGCGCGGCTTTACGGCCGTGAGGGCCTGGAGCGACTGGCGGCCAGCCATGTGGCGGTGGTCGGGATCGGCGGCGTGGGCTCCTGGGCGGCTGAGGCCCTGGCGCGCAGCGGCGTGGGCGAGATTTCGCTGTTCGACCTGGACGACGTCTGCGTCACCAACACCAATCGCCAGGTGCATGCCATCCAGGGCGCCGTGGGCAAGCCCAAGGTCGAGGTCATGGCCGAGCGCCTGAAGGCGATCAACCCGGGCATCGTCGTACACGCTGTAGCCGATTTCGTCACCCGCGAGACCATGGCGGACTACATCACCCCCGAACTGGACTGCGTGATCGACTGCATCGACAGCGTCGCCGCCAAGGCCGCGCTGATTGCCTGGTGCAAGCGCCGCAAGCTGCAGATCATCACCACCGGTGGCGCGGGCGGGCAGGTGGACCCGACGCAGATCCAGGTCGCCGACCTGAACAAGACCTTCAACGACCCGCTGGCCGCCAAGGTTCGCTCGACACTGCGTCGCGACTACAACTTCTCGCGCACGCCGGGCCGGCATTACAGCGTGCAATGCGTGTTTTCCACCGAACAGCTGCGCTATCCGAAGCCGGACGGCACCGTGTGCCAGTCCAAGAGCTTTGTCGGCGAGGGCGTGAAACTGGACTGCGCCGGTGGTTTCGGCGCGGTGATGATGGTGACCGCGACCTTCGGCATGGTCGCGGCGGCGCGGGCCGTGGACAAGATCGTCGCTGGTGCGCGGCGGCCTTCGGAGCGCGTTGCGGGCTGA
- a CDS encoding low molecular weight protein-tyrosine-phosphatase, translating into MFNRILIVCVGNICRSPIAEHLLRESLQGSDIAVASAGLSALVGHSIDNTALATLRRHGHHPQPHRARQLTAELVHEANLVLVMEQSQILSVIRLAPEARGKTFLLGKWQTDQEIPDPYRKGPDAFERAYALIESAVAPWGDRLRIRR; encoded by the coding sequence GTGTTCAACAGGATTCTGATCGTCTGCGTCGGCAACATCTGCCGCAGCCCCATCGCCGAACACCTGCTGCGCGAGTCCCTGCAGGGCAGCGACATCGCCGTGGCCTCCGCCGGGCTCAGCGCGCTGGTCGGCCACTCCATCGACAACACCGCCCTCGCCACCCTTCGCCGTCACGGCCACCACCCGCAACCGCACCGCGCCCGCCAGCTCACCGCCGAACTGGTCCACGAGGCCAATCTCGTCCTGGTGATGGAGCAATCGCAGATCCTGAGCGTTATCCGCCTGGCCCCCGAGGCTCGCGGCAAGACCTTCCTGCTGGGCAAGTGGCAGACCGACCAGGAGATTCCGGACCCTTATCGCAAAGGCCCGGATGCCTTCGAGCGCGCGTATGCGCTGATCGAATCCGCGGTAGCTCCCTGGGGCGATCGACTGCGGATTCGCCGGTAA
- a CDS encoding putative RNA methyltransferase, translated as MLICPLCREALTEVDNGVACSAGHRFDRARQGYLNLLPVQHKKSLDPGDNAAMVEARRHFLGAGHYAPLARRLAELAAERAPGRWLDIGCGEGYYTAQLGEALPQADGYALDISREAVKRACKRAPQLTWMVASMARVPLADASCQLLASVFSPIDWKEAARLLTPGGGVLRLGPARDHLLELRQRLYDEVREYVEDKHLADLPEELKLAHSEQLSFKLPLNTREAREHLLAMTPHGWRVNPERRERILAEPFEVTVAVRYDWLERQEP; from the coding sequence ATGCTGATCTGCCCGCTGTGCCGCGAGGCGCTGACCGAGGTCGACAACGGTGTCGCCTGCTCCGCTGGCCATCGCTTTGACCGCGCCCGCCAGGGTTACCTGAACCTGCTGCCGGTGCAGCATAAAAAGAGCCTCGATCCGGGCGACAACGCCGCCATGGTCGAGGCGCGCCGGCACTTCCTCGGTGCCGGCCACTATGCTCCGCTCGCCAGACGCCTGGCAGAGCTGGCCGCTGAGCGCGCTCCGGGGCGCTGGTTGGATATCGGTTGCGGCGAGGGTTACTACACCGCGCAACTGGGTGAAGCCCTGCCGCAGGCCGACGGCTATGCGCTGGATATCTCCCGCGAGGCTGTCAAACGCGCCTGCAAGCGCGCTCCGCAGCTGACCTGGATGGTCGCCAGCATGGCCCGCGTGCCGCTGGCCGATGCTTCCTGCCAACTGCTGGCCAGCGTGTTCAGCCCGATCGACTGGAAGGAAGCGGCTCGCCTGCTCACTCCCGGCGGCGGCGTGCTGCGCCTGGGCCCGGCGCGCGACCACCTGCTGGAACTGCGCCAGCGCCTGTACGACGAAGTTCGCGAGTACGTCGAGGACAAGCACCTCGCCGACCTGCCCGAAGAGCTGAAACTGGCGCACAGCGAACAACTGAGCTTCAAGCTGCCGCTGAACACCCGCGAAGCCCGCGAGCACCTGCTGGCGATGACGCCCCACGGCTGGCGGGTCAACCCCGAGCGGCGCGAGCGCATCCTTGCCGAGCCCTTCGAGGTGACGGTCGCGGTACGCTACGATTGGCTGGAACGCCAAGAACCCTGA
- a CDS encoding YMGG-like glycine zipper-containing protein: MRTFTWGCLLALSVVLPVAAQTVVPLKGQSSQQMQQDMTECNSVAANAASSATSSSDPNVGGRVRGAARGAAAGAVAAEVRGQRHDEVYDRASDDAKQQYRQNRAGDVAAAGAVVGASRQRQDRREDRRTQSEAQNTASASAYSGCLQGRGYQVSP; the protein is encoded by the coding sequence ATGCGTACGTTCACCTGGGGATGCCTGCTCGCCTTGTCGGTTGTGCTGCCCGTCGCGGCCCAGACCGTTGTCCCGCTCAAGGGCCAGAGCAGCCAGCAGATGCAGCAGGACATGACTGAGTGCAACAGCGTCGCCGCCAACGCGGCGAGCAGCGCCACCAGCAGTTCCGATCCGAATGTCGGCGGCCGGGTTCGCGGCGCCGCAAGGGGAGCGGCGGCCGGCGCTGTGGCGGCGGAAGTGCGTGGGCAGCGGCATGATGAGGTTTACGATCGCGCCAGTGACGATGCCAAGCAGCAGTACCGGCAGAACCGCGCTGGCGACGTGGCGGCGGCGGGTGCCGTAGTGGGCGCTTCGCGCCAGCGCCAGGACCGCCGGGAGGACCGCCGCACCCAGAGTGAGGCGCAGAACACTGCCAGTGCCAGCGCCTACAGTGGTTGCCTGCAGGGGCGGGGCTACCAGGTCAGCCCCTGA
- the dapE gene encoding succinyl-diaminopimelate desuccinylase has translation MPSMSLSPTLALACELIRRPSVTPVDADCQQMMMQRLDACGFALEPMRIEEVDNFWALRQGRDGANGPVLCFAGHTDVVPTGPEQAWQHQPFDALIDADGMLCGRGAADMKGSLASMIVATERFVADYPDHRGSIAYLITSDEEGPAHHGTKAVVERLKARNERLDWCIVGEPSSTTLVGDIVKNGRRGSLGATLSVRGKQGHVAYPHLAKNPIHLAAPALAELAAEHWDNGNDYFPPTSFQISNINGGTGATNVIPGELKVIFNFRFSTESTVEGLQQRVAAILDKHGLDWHIDWALSGLPFLTQPGELLDGVAAAIRAVTGRETTPSTSGGTSDGRFIATMGTQVVELGPVNATIHQVDERVLASDLDVLTEIYYQTLVRLLA, from the coding sequence ATGCCCTCAATGTCCCTCTCGCCGACACTGGCCCTCGCCTGCGAGCTGATTCGCCGTCCCTCCGTCACACCGGTCGATGCCGACTGCCAGCAGATGATGATGCAGCGCCTGGACGCCTGCGGCTTCGCCCTGGAGCCCATGCGCATCGAAGAGGTAGATAACTTCTGGGCCCTGCGCCAGGGTCGCGACGGCGCCAACGGCCCCGTGCTGTGCTTCGCCGGCCACACCGACGTGGTCCCCACCGGCCCCGAGCAGGCCTGGCAGCACCAGCCGTTCGACGCCCTGATCGACGCCGACGGCATGCTCTGCGGCCGTGGTGCGGCAGACATGAAAGGCAGCCTGGCGTCGATGATCGTCGCCACCGAGCGCTTCGTCGCCGACTATCCGGACCACCGCGGCAGCATCGCCTACCTGATCACCAGCGACGAGGAAGGCCCGGCCCATCATGGTACCAAGGCCGTGGTCGAGCGCCTGAAGGCCCGTAACGAGCGCCTGGACTGGTGCATCGTCGGCGAACCGTCGAGCACCACCCTGGTCGGTGACATCGTCAAGAACGGTCGTCGCGGCTCCCTCGGCGCCACCCTCAGCGTGCGCGGCAAGCAGGGCCACGTGGCCTACCCGCACCTGGCGAAGAACCCGATCCACCTCGCCGCCCCGGCCCTGGCCGAACTGGCCGCCGAGCACTGGGACAACGGCAACGACTACTTCCCGCCGACCAGCTTCCAGATCTCCAACATCAATGGCGGCACCGGCGCGACCAACGTGATCCCCGGCGAGCTGAAGGTGATCTTCAACTTCCGCTTCTCCACCGAATCCACCGTCGAAGGCCTGCAGCAACGCGTCGCGGCGATCCTCGACAAGCACGGCCTGGACTGGCACATCGACTGGGCGCTGTCCGGCCTGCCGTTCCTCACCCAACCGGGTGAGCTGCTCGATGGCGTGGCGGCGGCGATCCGCGCGGTCACCGGCCGCGAGACCACGCCGTCGACCTCCGGCGGCACCTCCGACGGCCGCTTCATCGCCACCATGGGTACCCAGGTGGTCGAGCTCGGCCCAGTGAACGCCACCATCCACCAGGTGGACGAACGCGTGCTGGCCAGCGACCTCGATGTACTGACCGAAATCTATTACCAGACCCTGGTGCGACTGCTGGCATGA